The Croceicoccus marinus genome contains a region encoding:
- the recF gene encoding DNA replication/repair protein RecF (All proteins in this family for which functions are known are DNA-binding proteins that assist the filamentation of RecA onto DNA for the initiation of recombination or recombinational repair.), giving the protein MAFDRIQLADFRNHRATRLDGSARFNLLVGANGAGKTNVLEALSLFTPGRGLRRAQLAEMTRDDAAGFAIGADLVSGVTPVRLGTAVQADAPAQKPARRIVQASGAPLPAARLAEWLSVAWLTPAMDRLFTDSASGRRRFLDRMVLAIRPEHATHSGRYEKALRERNRLLSADRAPDPSWLEALEREMAEAGAAIAANRAAVVGELSARLAVLPDAPFARPEIAVDPASPADADALADKWRQSRGAERGAGRTLSGPHRDDLAVVMSGTGRPASDCSTGEQKALLIAITLAHATLAKDHGADGGRPLVLLLDEVAAHLDPVRRAALFERLDASGAQVWMTGTELALFGGLEGGAAVWRVADGVAEKA; this is encoded by the coding sequence ATGGCGTTCGACCGCATCCAGCTTGCCGATTTCCGCAACCATCGCGCCACGCGGCTCGACGGGTCGGCACGCTTCAACCTGCTTGTGGGCGCGAATGGGGCGGGCAAGACCAATGTGCTGGAAGCGCTCTCGCTGTTCACGCCCGGACGCGGCCTGCGCCGCGCGCAGCTGGCCGAGATGACGCGAGACGATGCGGCGGGCTTTGCCATCGGCGCCGATCTGGTGAGCGGGGTGACGCCGGTGCGGCTGGGCACGGCGGTACAGGCAGACGCGCCCGCCCAGAAGCCGGCCCGCAGGATCGTGCAGGCCAGCGGCGCGCCCCTGCCCGCCGCTCGGCTGGCCGAATGGCTGTCGGTCGCATGGCTGACCCCCGCGATGGACCGGCTCTTCACCGACAGCGCGTCGGGGCGGCGCCGTTTCCTCGATCGGATGGTGCTGGCGATTCGGCCCGAGCATGCCACCCACTCGGGCCGCTATGAAAAGGCGCTGCGCGAGCGCAACCGGCTGCTGTCCGCCGACCGCGCGCCCGATCCCTCGTGGCTGGAGGCGCTGGAAAGGGAAATGGCCGAGGCGGGCGCCGCCATCGCCGCCAATCGCGCCGCCGTGGTGGGCGAGCTTTCGGCGCGGCTGGCGGTGCTGCCCGACGCTCCGTTCGCACGGCCCGAGATCGCGGTGGACCCCGCCTCTCCCGCCGATGCCGATGCGCTGGCGGACAAGTGGCGCCAGTCGCGCGGGGCAGAGCGCGGTGCGGGGCGCACGCTGTCGGGCCCGCATCGCGACGATCTGGCGGTGGTCATGTCGGGCACGGGCCGCCCCGCGTCCGATTGCTCGACCGGCGAGCAGAAGGCGCTGCTGATTGCGATCACGCTGGCGCATGCCACGCTGGCCAAGGATCACGGGGCGGACGGGGGCCGGCCGCTGGTGCTGCTGCTGGACGAGGTTGCCGCCCATCTCGATCCCGTGCGCCGCGCCGCGCTGTTCGAAAGGCTGGATGCCAGCGGCGCACAGGTGTGGATGACGGGGACCGAGCTTGCGCTGTTCGGCGGGCTGGAAGGCGGGGCCGCGGTCTGGCGCGTGGCCGACGGGGTGGCCGAAAAGGCCTAG
- a CDS encoding PspC domain-containing protein → MRDLTNRNDNSPRKFRLNKQRGKLMGVSAGMADYFGVDVMLVRIAWVLGTLLGFGSLILIYIAIGLIAD, encoded by the coding sequence ATGAGAGACCTGACCAACCGCAACGACAATTCCCCGCGCAAGTTTCGCCTGAACAAGCAGCGCGGCAAGCTGATGGGCGTCAGCGCGGGGATGGCCGATTATTTCGGCGTCGATGTCATGCTGGTCCGGATCGCCTGGGTGCTGGGAACCCTGCTGGGTTTCGGCTCGCTGATCCTGATCTACATCGCCATCGGCCTGATCGCGGACTGA
- a CDS encoding queuosine precursor transporter has protein sequence MAGFVTVLLLSNVIGAGKVAVIELPLVGLWPFGAGLLFFPVSYVIGDVLTEVYGYGAARRCIWAGFGALVFMAFMSFVVVAMPPAPDWGNQAAYEAVFGQVPRIVLASIAAFWAGEFVNAFVMAKMKIWTGGRMLWTRTIGSTVVGQGVDSAIFYPLAFLGVAGWTSELVFWVALTQWVLKTGWEVVLTPVTYAIIGWLKRREGVDVFDTDTDFSPFAHIRGRGAAKGRG, from the coding sequence ATGGCGGGCTTCGTTACCGTGCTGCTGCTGTCAAACGTGATCGGCGCGGGCAAGGTCGCGGTGATCGAACTGCCGCTGGTCGGCCTGTGGCCGTTCGGCGCGGGGCTGCTGTTCTTTCCCGTGTCCTATGTGATCGGCGACGTGCTGACCGAGGTGTACGGTTATGGCGCCGCGCGGCGCTGCATCTGGGCCGGGTTCGGCGCGCTGGTCTTCATGGCTTTCATGAGCTTCGTGGTCGTCGCCATGCCGCCCGCGCCCGATTGGGGCAACCAGGCCGCTTACGAGGCGGTGTTCGGACAGGTGCCGCGCATCGTGCTGGCATCGATCGCCGCCTTCTGGGCGGGCGAGTTCGTCAACGCCTTCGTCATGGCCAAGATGAAGATCTGGACCGGCGGGCGGATGCTGTGGACACGGACCATCGGATCGACGGTGGTGGGCCAGGGTGTCGACAGCGCGATCTTCTATCCGCTGGCGTTCCTGGGCGTGGCGGGCTGGACCAGCGAGCTGGTGTTCTGGGTGGCCCTGACGCAATGGGTGCTCAAGACCGGTTGGGAAGTGGTGCTGACGCCGGTCACCTATGCGATCATCGGCTGGCTCAAGAGGCGCGAAGGGGTGGATGTGTTCGACACGGACACCGATTTCTCACCTTTCGCGCATATTCGGGGGCGTGGTGCGGCCAAGGGGCGCGGCTAG
- a CDS encoding TetR/AcrR family transcriptional regulator → MNGNRPDPRNGSTGESPAAARARPRVRPRTRKSIADRQQEMLDAAARIVVSDGIGDVTVRRVAAEIGLSQAQGHNCFSRRIDLLLALTRRELERVESARRDVALRGGDVQTAVILSTISYLDDMERRGPLLQSLLRVAEIRAALRGERDEAARRSRTPLLASMQQRYGMSEAEARASNAVLSAIVLRAGSLLAAHRIRGVTASRLSLSLVLAGMRSNAARGSAD, encoded by the coding sequence ATGAACGGCAACCGACCCGATCCTCGAAACGGCTCGACCGGCGAATCGCCCGCTGCCGCCAGGGCACGGCCCCGCGTACGCCCGCGCACGCGCAAGTCGATTGCCGACCGGCAGCAGGAAATGCTCGACGCGGCGGCGCGGATCGTGGTGTCGGACGGCATTGGCGATGTCACCGTCAGGCGCGTCGCGGCAGAGATCGGCCTGTCACAGGCGCAGGGGCATAATTGCTTCTCGCGCCGCATCGACCTGCTGCTGGCGCTGACCCGGCGCGAGCTTGAGCGCGTGGAAAGCGCACGGCGCGACGTGGCGCTGCGCGGCGGCGATGTTCAGACGGCGGTGATCCTGTCGACCATCAGCTATCTCGACGACATGGAACGGCGCGGGCCGCTGCTGCAATCGCTGCTGCGCGTGGCCGAGATCCGCGCCGCCCTGCGCGGCGAACGGGACGAAGCGGCGCGCCGTTCGCGCACGCCGCTGCTCGCCTCGATGCAGCAGCGCTATGGCATGAGCGAGGCGGAAGCGCGTGCTTCCAACGCGGTGCTGTCGGCCATCGTGCTGCGCGCGGGCAGCTTGCTGGCGGCGCACCGGATCCGCGGCGTGACCGCCAGCCGGCTCAGCCTGTCGCTGGTGCTGGCGGGCATGCGCAGCAATGCAGCGCGTGGATCGGCGGACTAG
- a CDS encoding NAD(P)H-dependent flavin oxidoreductase: MGGMQWVGRAPLVAAVAEAGALGFLTALTQPSPEELAREISRVRERTDKPFGVNLTILPTMKPPPYAEYRRAIIESGVTIVETAGHRPQEHVEDLKANGVRIIHKCTAVRHAISAEKMGVDCISIDGFECAGHPGEDDIGGLVLIPAAADRLSIPVIASGGIADGRGLVAAMALGAEGANMGTRFLATQECAIHDNVKQRIVEASERDTRLIFRSLKNTARVGRNKVSDEVVEILKRPEAEFADVAHLVAGAKGREVMEQGDLDNGLYWASMAQGLIHDVPTVAELVNRIMTDARAIVGERLPALLRETVSA, from the coding sequence ATGGGCGGCATGCAATGGGTGGGCCGCGCGCCGCTGGTCGCCGCCGTGGCCGAGGCGGGGGCCCTGGGCTTCCTGACCGCGCTGACCCAGCCCAGTCCCGAGGAACTGGCGCGAGAGATCTCCCGGGTGCGCGAGCGGACCGACAAGCCGTTCGGCGTCAACCTCACCATCCTGCCAACGATGAAGCCGCCGCCCTATGCCGAATATCGCCGCGCGATCATCGAGAGCGGCGTCACCATCGTCGAGACCGCCGGCCACCGCCCGCAGGAGCATGTCGAGGACCTGAAGGCGAACGGCGTCAGGATCATCCACAAGTGCACCGCCGTGCGCCACGCCATCTCGGCCGAGAAGATGGGCGTCGACTGCATCTCGATCGACGGGTTCGAATGCGCGGGGCATCCGGGCGAGGACGATATCGGCGGGCTGGTGCTGATCCCCGCGGCGGCCGACCGGCTGTCGATCCCCGTCATTGCCAGCGGCGGGATCGCCGACGGGCGCGGGCTCGTCGCCGCCATGGCTCTGGGCGCAGAGGGGGCGAACATGGGCACGCGCTTCCTGGCCACGCAGGAATGCGCGATCCACGACAACGTCAAGCAGCGCATCGTCGAGGCGAGCGAGCGCGACACCAGGCTGATATTCCGCAGCCTGAAGAACACCGCGCGCGTGGGCCGCAACAAGGTGTCCGACGAGGTGGTCGAGATCCTGAAGCGGCCCGAGGCGGAATTCGCCGATGTCGCCCATCTGGTCGCGGGCGCGAAAGGGCGCGAGGTGATGGAGCAAGGCGATCTCGACAATGGCCTCTACTGGGCCAGTATGGCGCAGGGGCTGATCCACGATGTACCGACCGTCGCCGAACTGGTGAACCGCATCATGACCGACGCGCGCGCCATCGTGGGCGAGCGCCTGCCTGCGCTGCTCCGTGAAACGGTCAGCGCCTGA
- a CDS encoding crotonase/enoyl-CoA hydratase family protein — MADFNTLDYRVEDGIAIATFNRPDKMNPFNVAMTQDLIALFDRTDGDDDVRAVVLTGSGRAFCAGADLGGGEKTFDYKPGGRGGDVDVNGVRRDGGGRVTLRIFRSLKPVIAAVNGAAVGVGATMQLPMDARLASVDARFGFVFARRGITPEACSSWFLPRLVGMPRALEWVYSGRVFGAEEALEAGLVQSLHQPEELLDAAVALAHRMTDDSAPVSVALSRRMMWQSLGAPHPMHVHRIDSRAIQSRGKSNDAREGIASFMEKRPAQYPDRVSSDMPDFYPDSDEPEFI, encoded by the coding sequence ATGGCTGATTTCAACACGCTGGATTACCGGGTCGAGGACGGGATCGCGATCGCGACCTTCAATCGCCCCGACAAGATGAACCCCTTCAACGTGGCGATGACGCAGGATCTGATCGCACTGTTCGACCGCACCGATGGTGACGACGATGTGCGCGCGGTCGTCCTGACCGGATCCGGCCGCGCATTCTGCGCAGGCGCGGACCTTGGCGGCGGGGAAAAGACCTTCGACTACAAGCCCGGCGGGCGCGGGGGCGATGTCGACGTGAACGGCGTGCGCCGCGATGGCGGCGGGCGGGTCACCTTGCGCATCTTCCGCAGCCTGAAACCGGTGATCGCCGCGGTGAACGGTGCGGCGGTGGGCGTCGGCGCGACCATGCAGTTGCCGATGGATGCGCGGCTGGCCTCGGTCGATGCGCGCTTCGGTTTTGTCTTCGCGCGGCGCGGCATCACGCCCGAGGCATGTTCCAGCTGGTTCCTGCCGCGCCTTGTCGGTATGCCGCGCGCGCTGGAATGGGTCTATAGCGGACGCGTCTTCGGGGCCGAGGAAGCTTTGGAGGCGGGGCTGGTCCAGTCGCTGCACCAGCCGGAAGAACTGCTGGATGCCGCGGTCGCGCTGGCGCACCGGATGACGGACGATTCGGCGCCGGTATCGGTGGCGCTGTCCCGCCGCATGATGTGGCAATCGCTGGGCGCGCCGCACCCGATGCATGTCCACCGCATCGACAGCCGCGCCATCCAGTCGCGCGGCAAGAGCAATGACGCGCGCGAGGGCATCGCATCCTTCATGGAAAAGCGCCCCGCGCAATATCCGGACCGTGTGTCGAGCGACATGCCCGATTTCTATCCCGACAGCGACGAACCCGAATTCATCTGA
- a CDS encoding electron transfer flavoprotein subunit beta/FixA family protein gives MKALVPVKRVIDYNVKPRVKADGSGVDLANVKMSMNPFDEIAVEEAIRLKEAGAVSEIVAVSIGPAKAQETLRTALAMGADSAVLVETDEEVEPLAVAKILKAVAAEVEPGLIILGKQAIDDDSNQTGQMLAALMELPQGTFASKIEMDGDHVKVTREVDGGLETVRLSTPAIITTDLRLNEPRYASLPNIMKAKKKPLETKTPADYGVDIAPRLKTLKVSEPPVRQAGVKVADVDELVAKLKSMGVA, from the coding sequence ATGAAAGCCCTGGTCCCGGTAAAGCGGGTGATCGATTACAATGTGAAGCCTCGCGTGAAGGCGGATGGTTCTGGTGTCGATCTTGCGAATGTGAAGATGAGCATGAACCCGTTCGACGAGATCGCGGTGGAAGAAGCGATCCGATTGAAGGAAGCGGGCGCGGTCAGCGAGATCGTGGCGGTGAGCATCGGGCCAGCCAAGGCGCAGGAGACATTGCGCACGGCGCTGGCGATGGGCGCGGACAGCGCGGTGCTGGTCGAGACCGATGAGGAGGTCGAGCCCTTGGCGGTCGCCAAGATCCTGAAGGCCGTCGCGGCCGAGGTCGAGCCGGGTCTGATCATCCTGGGCAAGCAGGCGATCGACGACGACAGCAACCAGACGGGCCAGATGCTGGCCGCGCTGATGGAGCTGCCGCAGGGCACGTTCGCATCGAAGATCGAGATGGACGGCGACCACGTGAAGGTGACGCGCGAAGTCGACGGCGGGCTCGAGACCGTGCGGCTGTCGACGCCCGCGATCATCACCACGGATCTGCGCCTGAACGAGCCGCGCTATGCGTCGCTGCCCAACATCATGAAGGCGAAGAAGAAGCCCTTGGAGACGAAGACGCCCGCCGATTACGGCGTCGACATCGCGCCTCGCCTGAAGACGCTGAAGGTGTCCGAACCGCCGGTGCGGCAGGCGGGCGTGAAGGTCGCCGATGTCGATGAACTCGTCGCCAAACTCAAGAGCATGGGAGTCGCCTAA
- a CDS encoding electron transfer flavoprotein subunit alpha/FixB family protein, producing MKTLVYVDHDNAHLGDATLATITAASKLGEVHLLVAGAGCSAVADAASKIAGVGKVHVADDAAYEHQLAENVAPLIVSIMGAGEHGHDAVLFPATTTGKNIAPRVAALMDVMQISDILSVEGEKTFTRPIYAGNAIATVESTDAKLVITVRGTAFDKAEAEGGSAEIEAVASTGDTGKSSFVSAELAESERPELTSAKIIVSGGRALKDGETFEQIIMPLADRLGAGVGASRAAVDAGYVPNDYQVGQTGKIVAPEVYIAIGISGAIQHLAGMKDSKTIIAINKDEDAPIFQVADIGLVADLYKAVPELTDKV from the coding sequence ATGAAGACGCTTGTTTATGTCGATCACGACAATGCGCATCTGGGCGATGCGACGCTGGCCACGATCACCGCGGCATCGAAGCTGGGCGAGGTTCACCTGCTGGTCGCGGGCGCGGGCTGTAGCGCAGTCGCAGACGCCGCAAGCAAGATCGCGGGCGTGGGCAAGGTCCATGTCGCGGATGACGCGGCCTACGAACACCAGCTGGCCGAGAATGTCGCGCCGCTGATCGTGTCGATCATGGGTGCAGGTGAGCATGGGCACGACGCGGTGCTGTTCCCCGCCACCACCACCGGCAAGAACATCGCGCCGCGCGTGGCGGCGCTGATGGACGTGATGCAGATCAGCGACATCCTGTCGGTCGAGGGCGAGAAGACATTCACCCGCCCGATCTATGCGGGCAACGCCATTGCCACGGTCGAGAGCACGGACGCGAAGCTCGTCATCACCGTGCGCGGCACCGCCTTCGACAAGGCCGAGGCCGAGGGCGGGAGCGCCGAAATCGAAGCCGTTGCCAGCACGGGCGACACCGGAAAGTCCAGCTTCGTGTCCGCCGAACTGGCCGAGAGCGAGCGGCCCGAGCTGACATCTGCCAAGATCATCGTCTCGGGCGGCCGCGCGCTGAAGGACGGCGAGACGTTCGAGCAGATCATCATGCCGCTCGCCGACAGACTGGGTGCGGGCGTGGGCGCATCGCGCGCCGCGGTCGACGCAGGCTATGTCCCCAACGACTACCAGGTCGGCCAGACCGGCAAGATCGTCGCGCCCGAAGTCTACATCGCCATCGGCATATCTGGCGCGATCCAGCACCTGGCGGGCATGAAGGATTCGAAGACCATCATCGCCATCAACAAGGACGAGGACGCACCCATCTTCCAGGTCGCCGACATCGGTCTCGTCGCCGACCTCTACAAGGCGGTGCCGGAACTGACCGACAAAGTTTGA
- a CDS encoding aldehyde dehydrogenase family protein, with protein MDKQMKLLVGGSLVDGGAGSFDVVNPATGKAFAQCPKASEAQLDEAVAAAKAAFPAWAATDADERGALLGRLADALEARTAEFASLLTMEQGKPTRQAMGEMIGCLFVLRAFMDKRADPVTLRDKNGNTVTEHRTPLGVVAAITPWNFPMILLMQKLAPALVTGNTMVLKPAPTTPLTSLLFAELASEILPAGVFNVICDENELGAKLTGHPDVAKIAFTGSTATGKKVMASAAAMVKRVTLELGGNDAAIVLDDLDPKAVARKVYEGAMANAGQICVAVKRAYVPANMYDAFCEEVARLAEEAIVDDGSKQGTTIGPIQNRQQFDRVKELVEDAKLHGKVIAGGEPLDRDGYFMPPTIVRDLPDDARLVREEQFGPVLPILKYDDIDEVIARANASEYGLGGTVWGKDLDRATEVAKKIDTGTVWVNQYLAIDPRIPFRGSKQSGLGTELGDDGLKEYTQAHIVNAVPFAEA; from the coding sequence ATGGACAAGCAAATGAAGCTTCTTGTCGGCGGATCGCTGGTGGACGGCGGCGCGGGCAGTTTCGACGTGGTGAACCCCGCCACGGGCAAGGCCTTCGCGCAGTGCCCCAAGGCCAGCGAGGCGCAGCTGGACGAAGCGGTTGCCGCGGCGAAGGCGGCGTTTCCCGCATGGGCTGCGACCGATGCGGACGAACGCGGCGCGCTGCTGGGCAGGCTGGCCGACGCGCTCGAGGCGCGGACGGCGGAATTCGCCTCGCTGCTGACGATGGAGCAGGGCAAGCCGACAAGGCAGGCGATGGGCGAGATGATCGGCTGCCTGTTCGTGCTTCGCGCCTTCATGGACAAACGGGCCGATCCGGTCACGCTGCGCGACAAGAACGGCAACACCGTCACCGAACACCGCACCCCGCTTGGCGTGGTCGCGGCGATCACGCCGTGGAACTTCCCGATGATCCTGCTGATGCAGAAGCTGGCCCCGGCGCTGGTCACCGGCAACACCATGGTGCTGAAACCCGCGCCGACCACCCCGCTGACCAGCCTGCTGTTCGCCGAGCTTGCCAGTGAGATCCTGCCTGCAGGCGTGTTCAACGTGATCTGCGACGAGAACGAGCTTGGCGCGAAGCTGACCGGGCATCCCGATGTCGCCAAGATCGCCTTCACCGGTTCCACCGCCACGGGCAAGAAGGTGATGGCCTCGGCCGCCGCCATGGTGAAGCGCGTCACGCTGGAACTGGGCGGCAACGATGCCGCGATCGTGCTCGACGATCTCGACCCCAAGGCCGTCGCCAGAAAGGTCTATGAAGGCGCGATGGCCAATGCGGGCCAGATCTGCGTCGCGGTCAAGCGCGCCTATGTGCCCGCCAACATGTACGACGCCTTTTGCGAGGAAGTCGCCCGGCTTGCGGAAGAGGCGATCGTCGACGACGGATCCAAGCAGGGCACCACGATCGGCCCGATCCAGAACCGCCAGCAGTTCGACCGGGTCAAGGAACTGGTCGAGGATGCCAAGCTGCACGGCAAGGTGATCGCGGGCGGCGAACCGCTGGACCGCGACGGCTATTTCATGCCGCCGACCATCGTGCGCGACCTGCCCGACGATGCGCGACTGGTGCGCGAGGAGCAGTTCGGACCCGTCCTGCCGATCCTGAAATATGACGACATCGACGAGGTGATCGCGCGCGCCAATGCGTCGGAATACGGCCTTGGCGGCACGGTCTGGGGCAAGGATCTGGACCGCGCGACCGAGGTGGCGAAGAAGATCGACACCGGCACGGTCTGGGTGAACCAATATCTTGCCATCGATCCGCGCATCCCGTTCCGCGGATCCAAGCAATCGGGCCTTGGGACCGAACTGGGCGACGACGGGCTGAAGGAATATACGCAGGCGCATATCGTCAACGCGGTGCCCTTCGCAGAGGCCTGA
- a CDS encoding Crp/Fnr family transcriptional regulator: MDSQDSNRPVNFCQACAVRNRAICADLDDTEIGLLNSIGRRRRIDAGEQLLWEGDDAVLVANVIEGVLKLSSETAAGKEQILGLAYPSDFLGRPFGETNSYGVEALVPTEICVFYRADFDRFAREHPKLEHRLLERTLSELDRTRRWMLLLGRMNAEQKLASFLLETAERLAPASCGFVPGGAPRRIELPLSRQQIADVLGLTIETVSRQFTRMKKDGLIGISGRRDITILDWQALADRAE, translated from the coding sequence ATGGACAGCCAGGACAGCAATCGCCCGGTGAATTTCTGCCAGGCCTGCGCGGTGCGCAATCGCGCGATCTGCGCCGACCTCGACGACACGGAAATCGGCCTGCTCAACAGCATCGGCCGCCGCCGCAGGATCGACGCGGGCGAGCAATTGCTGTGGGAAGGCGACGACGCCGTCCTCGTCGCCAATGTGATCGAGGGTGTGCTGAAGCTCTCTTCGGAGACTGCGGCCGGCAAGGAGCAGATCCTGGGTCTTGCCTATCCCTCCGACTTTCTGGGGCGGCCGTTCGGCGAGACCAACAGCTACGGCGTCGAGGCGCTGGTCCCGACCGAGATCTGCGTGTTCTACCGCGCCGATTTCGACCGCTTCGCGCGGGAACACCCGAAGCTTGAGCACCGCCTGCTGGAACGCACCCTGTCCGAACTCGACCGCACGCGGCGCTGGATGCTGCTGCTGGGCCGCATGAATGCCGAGCAGAAACTGGCCAGCTTCCTGCTGGAAACGGCGGAGAGGCTTGCGCCCGCGTCCTGCGGCTTCGTGCCGGGCGGGGCGCCGCGCCGGATCGAACTGCCCCTCTCGCGCCAGCAGATCGCCGATGTGCTGGGGCTGACCATCGAGACCGTCAGCCGCCAGTTCACGCGCATGAAGAAGGACGGGCTGATCGGCATATCGGGCCGCCGCGACATCACCATCCTCGACTGGCAGGCGCTGGCGGACCGCGCCGAATAG
- a CDS encoding OmpW/AlkL family protein — protein sequence MKLPVTIGALTLAALAAPLSAQAQDRAGQGSGGHVQVKAFVTGVLPDGKISDVETDIVGLPADTQTKANDNVVPTIAIEYFFTDAISVETICCLTQHDVDGTTGLPGAELVSDAKLVPATVTLKYHADLGAVKPYVGAGPAYFIWIDEQPGAATLPLGVTDFRMSDELGVALQAGVDIPLNDSGLAVSIDAKRYFIDTTARWYAGDTLAIQTEHKLDPWVIGAGLAYRF from the coding sequence ATGAAACTGCCCGTTACGATTGGTGCCCTTACTCTCGCCGCGCTGGCCGCGCCGCTATCTGCCCAAGCGCAGGACCGCGCCGGTCAAGGAAGTGGGGGCCATGTGCAGGTGAAGGCGTTCGTCACCGGCGTATTGCCCGACGGCAAGATCAGCGATGTCGAAACGGATATCGTCGGCCTGCCCGCCGATACGCAGACCAAGGCCAACGACAATGTCGTGCCGACGATTGCCATCGAATATTTCTTTACCGATGCGATCTCGGTGGAGACGATCTGCTGCCTCACCCAGCACGACGTCGACGGCACGACAGGCCTGCCGGGGGCGGAACTAGTGTCCGATGCCAAGCTGGTGCCCGCGACGGTCACGCTGAAATATCACGCCGATCTGGGCGCGGTGAAGCCCTATGTCGGCGCGGGTCCGGCCTATTTCATCTGGATCGACGAACAGCCGGGCGCGGCGACGCTGCCGCTGGGCGTGACCGATTTCCGGATGTCGGACGAATTGGGCGTCGCGCTGCAGGCGGGCGTCGACATTCCGCTGAACGACAGCGGCCTTGCGGTCAGCATCGATGCCAAGCGCTATTTCATCGACACCACGGCGCGCTGGTATGCGGGCGATACGCTGGCGATCCAGACCGAGCACAAGCTCGACCCCTGGGTGATCGGCGCAGGGCTTGCCTATCGCTTCTGA